In Leptospiraceae bacterium, one DNA window encodes the following:
- a CDS encoding IS3 family transposase (programmed frameshift), which translates to MTKGPKTRETYTEEFKKDAVNHFISSGKSAKEIASNLGIRKDLLYHWRKNLQFKKGDIMEKKIDPKDIEIQQLQYELSEAKMERDILKKAMAGSLKTTEIIVSVINENRKEYTVERMCRVLGISPSNYYKKRRANSSERKFQDGILKRKILNIYEENEKVYGARRIVKELHQQENFIGKRRVKRLMKELKIQGIQPARFQVTTTVTNQNLPVSPNLLDRNFFAYAPNKVWVSDITYIKIKNGFYYLCVIVDLYSRKVVGWSLKNHMKKELVIDALRSAIRKRKPASGLIFHSDRGSQYQSNLFRKILFWNGFESSMSRKGDCWDNAVAESFFKTIKTELIYRNKFENYEELRKDVFKYIEVFYNRKRLHSFIGYQSPSKFEEKFVA; encoded by the exons ATGACCAAGGGACCAAAAACAAGGGAAACATATACAGAGGAATTCAAAAAGGATGCAGTAAATCATTTTATTTCATCCGGCAAATCAGCAAAAGAAATTGCTTCCAATTTAGGAATACGAAAAGATCTTTTGTATCATTGGAGAAAGAATTTACAATTCAAGAAAGGTGATATAATGGAAAAGAAAATCGATCCCAAAGATATTGAAATCCAACAGCTTCAGTATGAATTGTCCGAAGCAAAGATGGAACGTGATATCTTAAAAAAGGCTATGGCCG GTTCTCTCAAAACTACAGAAATAATAGTATCTGTGATAAATGAAAACCGTAAGGAATATACGGTAGAGAGAATGTGCAGGGTTTTAGGAATATCACCCAGTAACTATTACAAGAAGCGGAGAGCCAATTCTTCTGAAAGAAAATTTCAAGATGGAATTCTGAAACGAAAGATATTGAATATTTACGAAGAGAACGAAAAAGTTTATGGAGCGAGGAGAATTGTAAAAGAGCTACATCAACAGGAAAATTTTATAGGGAAAAGAAGAGTAAAAAGACTCATGAAAGAGCTGAAAATACAGGGTATTCAACCTGCAAGATTTCAAGTCACAACAACTGTAACGAATCAAAATCTCCCAGTCTCTCCAAATCTCCTGGATCGAAATTTTTTTGCATATGCACCAAATAAAGTTTGGGTTTCTGATATTACATATATCAAAATAAAAAATGGATTTTATTATTTGTGTGTAATCGTCGATTTATATTCCAGAAAAGTAGTTGGCTGGTCGTTGAAAAACCATATGAAAAAAGAACTTGTGATTGATGCTCTCAGAAGTGCCATCAGAAAAAGGAAGCCTGCTTCGGGATTAATATTTCATTCGGACAGAGGTTCTCAATATCAAAGCAATCTGTTCCGGAAAATTTTATTCTGGAATGGTTTTGAATCCAGTATGAGCCGCAAAGGAGATTGTTGGGATAATGCAGTTGCAGAATCTTTTTTCAAGACAATCAAAACAGAATTGATTTATAGAAATAAATTTGAAAATTATGAAGAATTGAGAAAAGATGTTTTCAAATATATTGAAGTATTTTACAATAGGAAAAGACTTCATTCTTTCATTGGCTATCAAAGCCCTTCAAAGTTTGAAGAAAAATTTGTGGCTTAA
- a CDS encoding putative DNA binding domain-containing protein — MIEKGESQSVEFKQSWRDEYLKTIAAFANTDGGTLFIGIDDKGKVVGIENIKDLLNLLPNKINSRLGIVADVLGLSKNRKAYIKVEVAKNFAPISFNGKFYKRSGSSTIELNGSNLTNFLLKKYGKTWDDVIEDRFNLNEVNLDTVKKFKQLAIDRIPNITNEDSIEDLFRKLNLYDGQYLKRAAVLLFAKNPQQYYIQSHSKIGKFLSETEVQSSDIIEGNLIDQVDTIMDILRLKYLKAYISYDGVHRREKLEYPYEALREAIINALIHRDYSNSSNLQIKVYELYPKKCRNFSL; from the coding sequence ATGATTGAAAAGGGCGAGTCTCAAAGTGTTGAGTTTAAACAGTCTTGGCGTGATGAGTATTTGAAGACAATTGCTGCCTTCGCTAATACTGATGGCGGTACGTTATTTATAGGTATAGATGATAAAGGTAAAGTTGTAGGTATAGAGAATATAAAAGACCTTTTAAATCTTTTACCGAATAAAATTAATTCGAGGTTAGGAATTGTTGCCGATGTTTTAGGGTTGTCAAAGAATCGAAAAGCATATATAAAGGTAGAGGTCGCAAAAAATTTCGCACCTATTTCTTTTAATGGAAAGTTTTATAAAAGAAGTGGTAGTAGCACTATAGAATTGAATGGTTCAAATCTCACTAACTTTTTGTTAAAAAAGTATGGCAAAACTTGGGATGATGTTATTGAAGATAGGTTTAACTTAAACGAAGTAAATTTAGATACGGTAAAAAAGTTTAAGCAACTCGCTATCGATAGAATACCTAATATTACTAACGAAGACAGTATTGAAGATTTGTTTAGAAAACTTAACTTATACGATGGACAATATTTAAAACGAGCTGCTGTTTTGCTTTTTGCTAAAAACCCACAGCAATATTATATACAATCGCATTCAAAAATTGGTAAATTCTTAAGTGAAACAGAAGTTCAAAGTAGCGACATTATTGAAGGTAATTTAATTGATCAAGTAGATACGATTATGGATATTTTGAGGCTTAAATATCTAAAAGCGTATATCTCTTATGACGGTGTACATCGTCGAGAAAAATTAGAATATCCTTATGAAGCACTCCGCGAAGCTATTATTAACGCTTTAATCCATCGAGATTATTCAAATTCGTCAAACTTGCAGATTAAAGTGTATGAACTGTACCCGAAAAAGTGTAGAAATTTTAGCCTTTAA
- a CDS encoding LegC family aminotransferase has translation MVDKLISFIRDIYQTNEYIPLHAPQFRGNEKKYIAETIDSTFVSSVGKFVDDFENKIATFTGSPRAVATVNGTAALSTALYMAGVGQDDLVITQALTFVATCNAIYHLGAKPVLIDIESQAFGLCPVATGKWLDKNARLDEDGHCVHKETAKKIKAIVPMHTFGHPVQLDEFLQIAKNWNLVLIEDAAESLGSFYKERHTGTWGDFGILSFNGNKIITTGGGGMLLCANPDDGVRAKHLTTTAKRPHPYEFYHDEPGFNFRMPNLNAALGCAQMEQLNSFLESKRKIAKHYEEFFSNSDYIFVKEPAYARSNYWLNSVYCPSIEKRNELLAKTNSAGVMTRPVWQLMHRLPAFEGALRGELPNAEAAEAHLVSLPSSVV, from the coding sequence ATGGTAGATAAATTAATTTCATTTATACGAGATATTTATCAAACGAATGAATACATCCCACTGCATGCGCCGCAGTTTCGTGGTAATGAAAAAAAGTACATAGCCGAAACGATTGATAGCACGTTTGTTTCAAGCGTGGGTAAGTTTGTAGACGACTTTGAAAATAAAATTGCAACATTTACCGGTTCGCCTCGCGCCGTTGCCACCGTAAACGGCACGGCTGCGCTTTCAACCGCACTCTATATGGCCGGTGTGGGGCAGGATGATTTAGTCATTACGCAGGCTCTCACGTTCGTAGCGACGTGCAATGCTATTTATCACTTGGGTGCGAAGCCGGTTTTGATTGATATTGAATCACAAGCGTTTGGTTTATGCCCCGTTGCGACAGGGAAATGGCTCGATAAAAATGCACGTTTAGATGAGGATGGACATTGTGTTCACAAAGAGACTGCCAAGAAAATAAAAGCAATCGTCCCGATGCACACCTTTGGCCACCCTGTGCAGCTCGACGAATTTTTGCAAATAGCAAAAAACTGGAATTTAGTTTTAATTGAAGACGCTGCCGAGAGTCTGGGCTCTTTTTACAAAGAACGCCACACTGGTACTTGGGGAGATTTCGGGATCTTAAGTTTTAACGGCAATAAAATTATCACCACGGGTGGCGGTGGCATGTTACTCTGTGCCAACCCCGATGACGGCGTAAGAGCGAAGCACTTGACAACGACCGCCAAGAGGCCGCACCCGTATGAATTTTATCATGACGAACCCGGGTTTAATTTTCGAATGCCCAACTTGAATGCAGCATTGGGCTGTGCTCAAATGGAGCAGTTAAATAGCTTTCTTGAAAGCAAACGAAAAATTGCAAAACATTACGAAGAGTTCTTCTCGAACAGCGATTATATTTTTGTAAAAGAACCTGCGTATGCTCGTTCAAACTACTGGCTCAATTCGGTATATTGCCCGAGTATTGAAAAACGCAACGAGCTGCTTGCGAAAACAAACAGTGCTGGTGTTATGACAAGACCGGTGTGGCAGTTGATGCACCGCTTACCCGCTTTCGAAGGTGCACTGCGTGGGGAGCTACCCAATGCCGAAGCGGCAGAGGCGCACCTGGTGAGTTTGCCAAGCTCGGTGGTGTAG
- a CDS encoding UDP-N-acetylglucosamine 4,6-dehydratase translates to MNTLNLIGRTDPLFTRDLAHHETELSSIVSASRFLVLGGAGSIGQAVVKEIFKRKPQKLHVVDVSENNLVELVRDIRSSFGYIDGDFKTFALDIGSVEYDAFFEWDGEYDYVLNLSALKHVRSEKDAFTLMRMVQTNILNTEKTLKQAIRAGVKKYFCVSTDKAANPVNMMGASKRIMEMFLMRRSLEINISTARFANVAFSDGSLLHGFDQRIQKRQPIVAPNDVKRYFVTPQESGELCLMSCILGDNRDIFFPKLSEELHLITFAEIATHYLKLRGYEPELCNSEDEARELAKTLPEQGKWPCLFTKSDTTGEKDFEEFFTENETLDMTRFEKLGIIKNDAVFNDALLNTFEQKITQMKANLSWTKEDIVRLFFELLPDFDYKDTGKYLDSKM, encoded by the coding sequence ATGAACACCCTTAATCTTATCGGCCGCACCGACCCGCTCTTTACCCGCGATTTAGCACACCACGAAACTGAACTTTCAAGTATCGTTTCAGCATCGCGGTTTTTAGTTTTGGGTGGGGCAGGCTCAATTGGCCAAGCGGTTGTTAAGGAAATTTTTAAGCGCAAACCGCAAAAGTTGCATGTGGTTGATGTCAGCGAAAATAATTTAGTCGAGCTGGTTCGCGATATTCGCAGTTCGTTTGGTTATATCGACGGTGATTTCAAAACTTTTGCGCTTGATATTGGCTCGGTAGAGTATGATGCTTTTTTTGAGTGGGATGGAGAGTATGATTATGTGTTGAACCTTTCGGCACTCAAGCATGTGCGCAGTGAAAAAGACGCCTTTACTTTGATGCGTATGGTTCAAACCAATATTCTCAATACCGAAAAAACGCTAAAGCAGGCCATCCGCGCGGGTGTAAAAAAATATTTTTGTGTATCGACCGATAAGGCCGCCAACCCCGTGAATATGATGGGAGCGTCAAAACGTATTATGGAAATGTTTTTAATGCGCCGTAGTCTTGAGATCAATATCTCGACGGCACGGTTTGCGAATGTTGCATTTTCAGACGGTTCACTTTTGCATGGCTTTGACCAGCGCATTCAAAAGCGGCAGCCCATTGTGGCACCGAATGACGTGAAGCGTTATTTTGTCACTCCACAAGAATCGGGAGAGCTTTGTTTAATGTCGTGTATTTTAGGCGATAACAGAGACATCTTTTTTCCTAAGCTGAGTGAAGAGTTGCATTTAATTACGTTTGCTGAAATAGCCACCCATTACTTAAAGTTGAGAGGTTATGAACCGGAGTTGTGCAACAGTGAAGACGAAGCGCGCGAGCTCGCAAAAACGTTGCCCGAACAAGGTAAATGGCCATGTCTTTTCACGAAAAGCGACACAACCGGTGAAAAAGATTTCGAGGAGTTTTTTACCGAAAACGAAACTCTTGATATGACTCGCTTTGAGAAATTAGGTATCATTAAAAATGATGCAGTTTTCAATGATGCACTATTGAATACATTCGAGCAGAAAATAACTCAGATGAAGGCAAATTTATCATGGACAAAAGAAGATATTGTTCGATTGTTTTTTGAGCTGCTACCTGATTTTGATTACAAGGATACCGGTAAATATCTTGATAGCAAAATGTAA
- a CDS encoding TIGR04372 family glycosyltransferase — protein sequence MNFIKMKLKFMLLNLFKSNFQVKKIIVIKIFWYLCIFIFSPVGFIIFILIRIIKPLILIRIQLLISERIGHFSGNTELYLCELDAGVNKPKGRFIDIWYNNYPICNYQLNRMIKRKLHVFPTFLFSSVNYFNTLFPGGDIHRIGDNSANDRDVHNLLDQYPAHIQFTEREEKKGLDGLLALGIEKGSKFICLHIRDDSYLKSALPWRDWSYHDYRNCNIQNYGKAALELAEMGYYVIRMGVKVKEPLNVFHPKIIDYSYNGLRSDFMDIYLGAKCEFCISNGTGFDGVPYIFRRPILYVDHVPIGIISTFSDKFLITVKKHWSREKKRFLTIQEIFEMNAAYYMSSREDGLGIGVDLYESTPEEIKSVVLEMESRVRGSWKITKEDEDLQKKFWKHFQKVDDIGNVWHGEIRAKIGSDFLRSNIDLLR from the coding sequence ATGAATTTTATTAAAATGAAATTAAAATTTATGCTTTTGAATTTATTTAAGAGTAATTTTCAAGTTAAAAAAATTATTGTAATTAAAATTTTTTGGTATCTTTGTATTTTTATATTTTCTCCAGTGGGATTTATTATCTTTATATTAATACGAATCATTAAGCCTTTAATTTTGATTAGAATTCAATTGCTAATAAGTGAAAGAATTGGTCATTTTTCAGGGAACACAGAATTATATTTATGTGAATTGGATGCTGGAGTGAATAAACCTAAAGGTCGTTTTATAGATATTTGGTATAACAACTATCCAATTTGCAATTATCAATTAAATAGAATGATAAAGAGAAAGCTACACGTTTTTCCAACATTTTTATTTTCATCAGTAAATTATTTTAATACTCTTTTTCCAGGTGGCGATATTCATCGAATTGGTGACAATTCAGCAAATGATAGAGATGTTCATAATCTATTAGATCAATACCCTGCCCATATTCAGTTTACTGAAAGAGAAGAAAAAAAAGGATTGGATGGTTTATTAGCACTTGGAATTGAAAAAGGAAGTAAATTTATTTGTTTGCATATTAGAGATGATAGTTATTTAAAGTCTGCTCTTCCTTGGAGAGATTGGTCTTATCACGATTACCGTAACTGCAATATCCAAAACTATGGTAAGGCAGCATTAGAATTGGCAGAAATGGGTTATTATGTAATACGAATGGGGGTAAAGGTAAAAGAGCCTTTGAATGTATTTCATCCAAAAATTATCGATTATTCATATAATGGCCTTCGTTCAGATTTTATGGATATTTATTTAGGTGCAAAATGTGAATTTTGTATTTCAAATGGCACTGGATTTGATGGAGTTCCATATATTTTTAGAAGACCGATTTTATACGTTGATCATGTTCCTATTGGTATTATCTCAACTTTTAGTGATAAATTTCTTATTACAGTGAAAAAGCATTGGTCAAGAGAAAAAAAACGATTTCTAACTATTCAAGAGATTTTTGAAATGAATGCGGCTTATTATATGTCAAGCAGAGAAGACGGCCTTGGTATCGGTGTTGATTTGTATGAAAGCACCCCGGAAGAAATTAAATCAGTAGTTCTTGAAATGGAATCGAGAGTTCGCGGGTCTTGGAAGATTACAAAAGAAGATGAGGATTTGCAAAAAAAGTTTTGGAAACATTTTCAAAAAGTAGATGATATAGGGAATGTTTGGCATGGAGAAATTCGAGCGAAAATCGGATCTGATTTTTTAAGAAGCAACATAGATTTGCTAAGGTAA
- a CDS encoding TIGR04372 family glycosyltransferase, giving the protein MRIINIKTGSFFALADRLNRKIPGFNKFTIGTNTCCDRDVNNLLDKYPAHLSFTQEEEIEGERQLKLFGVPNNGKFICITVRDSAYLDNQSNSSNLRVDWSYHNYRDGDIQNYVPALVALAEKGYVIFRMGAVVNKKMSVSHKNIIDYAVSDLRNDFMDIYLGAKCEFCISTGTGFDAVPFIFRRPIIYMNHVPLGIIATFSDKFIATTKLHWLKNEKRYMNFKEIFDSGAGYFMRSSEFESSGIDLIETSPEEIIEGVMEMESRIKGEWEDTIQDTELQKKFWEVFQKKEMHGEIKSKISTTFLRRYQYLL; this is encoded by the coding sequence ATGCGAATAATTAATATAAAAACAGGAAGCTTCTTTGCCTTAGCAGATAGATTAAATAGAAAAATACCGGGATTTAATAAGTTTACAATCGGTACAAATACCTGTTGTGACAGAGATGTGAATAATTTGCTGGATAAATATCCTGCGCACTTAAGTTTTACGCAAGAAGAAGAGATTGAGGGAGAAAGGCAATTAAAATTGTTTGGAGTTCCAAATAATGGGAAGTTTATCTGTATTACTGTTAGAGATTCAGCATATTTGGATAATCAGAGTAATAGTTCAAACTTAAGAGTAGATTGGTCTTACCATAATTATAGAGATGGAGATATTCAAAATTATGTTCCAGCTCTCGTTGCATTAGCAGAAAAGGGTTATGTTATTTTTAGAATGGGTGCAGTTGTGAATAAAAAAATGTCTGTTTCTCATAAGAATATAATCGATTATGCAGTGAGTGATTTACGAAATGATTTTATGGATATTTATTTAGGCGCTAAATGTGAATTTTGTATTTCTACTGGTACTGGATTTGATGCAGTGCCTTTCATATTTAGAAGGCCAATTATATACATGAATCATGTCCCTCTTGGAATCATAGCTACATTTAGTGATAAATTCATAGCAACTACAAAGCTTCATTGGCTTAAAAATGAAAAAAGATACATGAATTTTAAGGAGATTTTTGATTCTGGAGCGGGATATTTTATGAGGTCAAGTGAATTTGAGTCTTCTGGAATTGATTTAATCGAAACTTCTCCAGAAGAAATTATTGAAGGAGTCATGGAAATGGAATCAAGAATTAAAGGAGAATGGGAAGATACAATTCAGGATACCGAACTTCAAAAGAAGTTTTGGGAGGTATTTCAGAAAAAAGAAATGCACGGTGAAATAAAATCTAAAATTAGCACAACATTTCTTCGTAGATATCAGTATTTATTATGA